A section of the Pseudomonas fluorescens genome encodes:
- a CDS encoding glutamine synthetase family protein encodes MSTVFASLHEAQSFLDHNPDIEMFELFILDSNGVPRGKLLHRDELLAVYVSGRPLPSTILGLTLNGDDVENSGLVWDVGDIDCRAYPVSGSLQRMPWRLIPTAAVQVSMHPEEGLPATIADPRHLLARVIDGLQADGYYPVMAAELEFYLLDQKPDSNGRPQPARDMDGARPRSTQVYGLRELEQIEPFLADLYSACKLQGIPARTAISEYAPGQVEITLEHRNDALQAMDEAVRYKRLVKGVAHKHGMTACFMAKPFDDLAGTGMHMHVSLADAEGNNLFASEAPDGTPLLRQAVGGMLSTLLDSLLLFCPNANSYRRFQSNSYAPLAATWGVDNRTVSLRVPGGPAFSRHIEHRICGADANPYLAAAAILAGIHRGIREQRDPGAPVTGNGYAQAKALLPTDWLTTLRALEGSAWAREAFGEAFLGVYLAVKRAEYRQFMGEVGEQDWRWYLHQA; translated from the coding sequence ATGAGTACCGTCTTTGCCAGCCTGCACGAAGCCCAATCCTTTCTTGACCACAACCCCGATATCGAGATGTTCGAGTTGTTCATCCTCGACAGCAATGGCGTGCCCCGGGGCAAGTTGCTGCACCGTGATGAATTGCTGGCGGTCTACGTCAGTGGCCGGCCACTGCCCAGTACCATCCTGGGCCTGACCCTCAATGGCGATGACGTGGAAAACTCCGGCCTGGTGTGGGACGTGGGCGATATCGATTGCCGTGCCTATCCGGTCAGCGGCAGCCTGCAACGCATGCCGTGGCGGTTGATTCCCACGGCGGCGGTGCAGGTCAGCATGCACCCTGAGGAGGGCTTGCCGGCGACAATTGCCGATCCCCGGCATCTGCTGGCCAGGGTCATCGACGGGCTCCAGGCCGACGGTTACTACCCGGTGATGGCGGCGGAGCTGGAGTTCTACCTGCTGGACCAGAAGCCCGACAGCAATGGCCGCCCGCAACCGGCGCGGGATATGGATGGCGCTCGCCCACGCTCGACCCAGGTCTATGGCCTGCGCGAACTGGAGCAGATCGAGCCATTCCTGGCTGACCTGTACAGCGCGTGCAAGCTGCAAGGCATTCCCGCGCGCACCGCGATCTCTGAATACGCCCCGGGCCAGGTGGAAATCACCCTGGAGCATCGCAACGATGCGCTACAGGCGATGGATGAGGCGGTGCGTTACAAGCGCCTGGTCAAGGGCGTGGCCCACAAGCACGGGATGACCGCCTGTTTCATGGCCAAACCGTTCGATGACCTGGCCGGCACCGGCATGCATATGCATGTCAGCCTGGCGGACGCCGAGGGCAACAACCTGTTTGCCAGCGAGGCGCCCGACGGCACGCCGCTGCTGCGCCAGGCGGTCGGCGGGATGCTCAGTACCTTGCTCGACTCTTTGCTGTTGTTCTGCCCCAACGCCAACTCTTACCGCCGCTTCCAGAGCAATAGTTATGCGCCGCTGGCGGCCACCTGGGGCGTCGACAACCGCACCGTGAGCCTGCGTGTGCCTGGCGGCCCGGCGTTTTCGCGACATATCGAACACCGCATCTGCGGTGCCGATGCCAACCCGTACCTGGCCGCAGCGGCCATTCTCGCGGGGATTCACCGAGGGATCCGCGAGCAGCGCGACCCCGGCGCGCCGGTGACGGGCAACGGTTATGCCCAGGCCAAGGCGCTGTTGCCCACCGATTGGCTGACCACCCTGCGCGCCTTGGAAGGTTCGGCCTGGGCGCGTGAGGCGTTCGGCGAGGCGTTTCTCGGCGTGTACCTGGCAGTCAAGCGGGCCGAGTACCGGCAGTTCATGGGCGAGGTGGGCGAGCAGGACTGGCGTTGGTACCTGCATCAGGCATGA
- a CDS encoding class I SAM-dependent methyltransferase, producing the protein MSSQPPSSIEAEFAAHCDRDHALVCGDTRPPGLRRRLWSWRDERLVRHALKVAGEPGLLLDLACGAGRFWPVLAEHSNRVILASDPSQAMLDHAMSHHGAAFLRRIKTFQGSAFSIGLSANAVDCIFCLELFRHVPTAEARLALLREFHRVSRDTVIVSVDSDSRHRERSPAGAGQPVRSHRIEVEAEFRQAGFTVLNQQEFMPGSALWRVYVLRKRG; encoded by the coding sequence ATGTCGTCGCAACCCCCATCGTCCATCGAGGCTGAATTTGCCGCGCACTGTGATCGTGACCACGCTTTAGTCTGCGGCGACACGCGACCGCCCGGTTTGCGGCGGCGCTTGTGGTCATGGCGCGACGAGCGCCTGGTGCGCCACGCCCTGAAAGTGGCGGGGGAGCCTGGGCTGCTGCTGGATCTTGCCTGTGGGGCGGGGCGTTTCTGGCCGGTGCTGGCCGAACACAGCAACCGCGTGATCCTGGCCTCGGACCCTTCCCAGGCCATGCTCGACCACGCCATGAGCCACCATGGCGCGGCATTTTTGCGGCGGATCAAGACGTTCCAGGGGTCAGCCTTCTCCATCGGCCTGTCGGCCAATGCGGTGGACTGCATTTTTTGCCTGGAACTGTTTCGCCACGTCCCCACGGCCGAGGCGCGACTGGCGTTGTTGCGCGAGTTCCACCGGGTCAGCCGCGATACGGTGATTGTCTCGGTAGACAGCGACAGCCGTCATCGTGAACGCAGCCCCGCAGGAGCAGGACAACCCGTGCGGTCTCACCGTATCGAGGTGGAAGCGGAGTTCCGCCAGGCGGGCTTCACTGTGCTGAACCAGCAGGAGTTCATGCCTGGCTCGGCCTTGTGGCGGGTTTATGTGCTGCGTAAGCGGGGATAA
- the rnd gene encoding ribonuclease D, giving the protein MAIDIHWICDNDSLGQHCAKWQQLPFVALDTEFMRVDTFYPIAGLIQIGDGISAYLIDPLTIDNWQPLAALLENPAVIKVVHACSEDLEVLLRLTGSLPVPLFDTQLAAAYLNLGFSMGYSRLVQAVLDIELPKGETRSDWLQRPLSDTQVSYAAEDAVHLAQVYTRLRPQLSDEKYAWVLEDGAELVANLRREIDPYEVYRDAKLAWKLSRAQLAVLRELCAWREQQARARDLPRNRVIREHSLWPLAKSQPDNLAALGKIEDMHPRTVRQDGEFLLDLIKRAAGVSMDQWPPAIPEPLPVDAAVLIKQLRALGQTFAERLDMAPELMLRKKTLEALVKSGYPDGPYQLPDSLRGWRRELMGQALLDSLATAGEQP; this is encoded by the coding sequence GTGGCCATCGATATTCACTGGATCTGCGACAACGATAGCCTCGGCCAGCATTGCGCCAAATGGCAGCAGTTGCCATTCGTCGCCCTCGACACCGAATTCATGCGGGTCGATACCTTCTATCCCATCGCCGGGTTGATCCAGATCGGGGACGGTATCAGCGCTTATCTGATCGATCCCCTGACCATCGATAACTGGCAACCTTTGGCCGCCCTGCTGGAAAACCCGGCGGTGATCAAGGTGGTGCATGCCTGCAGTGAAGACCTGGAAGTGTTGTTGCGCCTGACCGGCAGCCTGCCAGTGCCATTGTTCGACACCCAACTGGCCGCCGCCTACTTGAACCTCGGTTTCTCCATGGGCTACTCGCGGCTGGTGCAAGCGGTGCTCGACATCGAGTTGCCCAAGGGTGAGACCCGCTCGGACTGGCTGCAGCGGCCATTGTCCGATACCCAGGTCAGTTACGCCGCCGAAGACGCGGTGCACCTGGCACAGGTCTACACACGCCTGCGCCCGCAACTGTCCGACGAGAAATACGCCTGGGTCCTGGAAGACGGCGCCGAACTGGTGGCTAACCTGCGCCGGGAAATCGACCCCTACGAGGTCTACCGCGACGCCAAGCTGGCCTGGAAACTCTCCCGTGCCCAGCTCGCCGTACTGCGCGAGCTGTGCGCCTGGCGCGAGCAGCAAGCCCGTGCCCGCGACCTGCCACGCAACCGCGTCATCCGCGAGCACTCGCTATGGCCCCTGGCCAAGTCGCAGCCGGATAACCTCGCTGCCCTGGGCAAAATCGAAGATATGCACCCGCGCACTGTGCGCCAGGACGGTGAGTTCCTGCTGGACCTGATCAAGCGTGCCGCCGGGGTGTCGATGGACCAATGGCCACCGGCTATCCCTGAGCCGTTGCCAGTGGATGCCGCCGTGCTGATCAAGCAGCTGCGCGCCCTGGGCCAGACCTTCGCCGAACGCCTGGACATGGCGCCGGAGCTGATGCTGCGCAAGAAAACCCTTGAGGCCCTGGTCAAGAGTGGCTACCCCGATGGGCCTTACCAATTGCCTGACTCGCTGCGTGGCTGGCGCCGCGAGCTGATGGGCCAGGCGCTGCTGGACAGCCTGGCCACTGCCGGAGAACAGCCTTGA
- a CDS encoding YcgL domain-containing protein, translating to MKYICSIYRSPKRVGMYLYVLKSDALERVPEGLLTVFGKPVHAFNLVLTPERKLQQEDIVAVLANLEKQGYHLQMPPPDDEYIEHLPEELLRRNDPM from the coding sequence TTGAAATATATTTGCTCCATCTACCGCAGCCCGAAACGCGTTGGCATGTACCTCTATGTGCTCAAGAGCGATGCCCTGGAGCGTGTGCCCGAAGGCCTGCTGACGGTGTTCGGCAAGCCGGTACATGCGTTCAACCTGGTGCTGACGCCGGAACGCAAGCTGCAACAGGAAGACATCGTGGCGGTCCTGGCTAACCTCGAAAAGCAGGGCTACCACCTGCAAATGCCACCTCCTGACGACGAGTACATCGAACACCTGCCCGAAGAATTGCTACGCCGCAACGACCCGATGTGA
- a CDS encoding D-2-hydroxyacid dehydrogenase, which yields MRVLIAEQDHPLYARLLREAAPDLEVLTSGDSAQLSRLAADCPVWLGQPDLLATLLRQGHHPQWLQSTWAGITPLLAEGLPRDYRLTRAVGIFGQVMAEYVLTYMLGHEREVLARLVSQVERKWDNRMGQSLAGRKVLIVGTGDIGQSVAQFLLPFGVELYGIASEAREQAPFIEVAGPDQLGRLVGEVDYVVNLLPNTPNTHDLYDAVLFKQFKPTGLFINVGRGVAVVDADLVEALKEGHLAGAVIDVCRQEPLPQRHPFWTAWGLLLTGHSSAPTCPRRMVALFVENLRAYQAKDVLRGEVSFERGY from the coding sequence ATGCGCGTTCTGATAGCAGAACAGGACCACCCGCTGTACGCCCGGCTGCTGCGCGAAGCGGCACCGGACCTTGAAGTCCTCACCAGCGGAGATTCGGCCCAATTGTCGCGCCTGGCTGCCGATTGCCCGGTGTGGCTGGGCCAGCCGGACCTGCTGGCAACCCTGTTGCGCCAGGGCCATCACCCGCAATGGCTGCAGTCGACCTGGGCCGGCATCACGCCGCTGTTGGCCGAGGGCTTGCCGCGGGATTATCGGCTGACCCGCGCCGTGGGCATTTTTGGCCAGGTGATGGCCGAGTACGTGCTCACCTACATGCTCGGCCACGAGCGTGAGGTGCTGGCGCGCCTGGTCAGCCAGGTCGAGCGCAAGTGGGACAACCGCATGGGCCAGAGCCTGGCGGGGCGCAAGGTGCTGATCGTCGGCACCGGCGATATCGGCCAGAGCGTGGCGCAGTTCCTGCTGCCCTTTGGTGTGGAGTTGTACGGCATTGCCAGCGAAGCCCGGGAACAGGCGCCGTTTATCGAGGTGGCCGGGCCGGATCAACTGGGTCGCCTGGTGGGGGAGGTGGACTACGTGGTCAACCTGCTGCCCAACACGCCCAATACCCACGATTTGTACGATGCTGTGCTGTTCAAGCAGTTCAAGCCCACCGGCCTGTTTATCAACGTTGGCCGTGGCGTGGCGGTGGTGGATGCCGATCTGGTCGAGGCCTTGAAAGAAGGGCACCTGGCCGGTGCGGTGATCGACGTTTGCCGCCAGGAGCCACTGCCCCAGCGCCATCCGTTCTGGACCGCCTGGGGCTTGCTGCTGACGGGCCATAGCTCGGCGCCGACGTGCCCGCGGCGGATGGTGGCGCTGTTTGTCGAGAACCTGCGGGCGTACCAGGCCAAGGACGTGCTGCGGGGCGAAGTGAGCTTCGAACGCGGTTACTGA
- a CDS encoding nitroreductase family protein: MSTEARVADYPIHPQFTERWSPRAFTAENIPEETLLSFFEAARWAPSAYNSQPWRFLYARRDTPDWPRFLGLLNEFNRGWAQHASALVIVISKTDFTVPGASEETPALWHTFDTGSAWGHLALQASISGWHTHGMAGFDQELSRKELKIPEGYALHAAVAVGKLGDKSTLADYLQAREAPSPRRPLSELVSAGDFSL; the protein is encoded by the coding sequence ATGAGCACTGAAGCACGCGTTGCCGATTATCCGATCCACCCGCAATTCACCGAGCGTTGGTCGCCGCGCGCGTTTACCGCAGAAAACATCCCGGAAGAAACCCTGCTGAGCTTTTTCGAAGCGGCGCGCTGGGCGCCTTCGGCCTACAACTCGCAGCCTTGGCGCTTTCTCTACGCCCGTCGCGACACCCCGGACTGGCCGCGTTTCCTGGGCCTGCTGAACGAATTCAACCGTGGTTGGGCGCAACACGCCTCGGCGCTGGTGATCGTCATCTCGAAAACCGATTTCACGGTGCCCGGCGCCAGTGAAGAAACCCCCGCTCTGTGGCACACCTTTGACACCGGTTCAGCCTGGGGCCACCTGGCGCTGCAAGCCAGCATCAGCGGCTGGCACACCCACGGCATGGCCGGTTTCGATCAGGAACTGTCCCGCAAGGAACTGAAAATCCCCGAAGGCTATGCCCTGCACGCAGCAGTCGCCGTGGGCAAGCTGGGGGACAAGTCGACCCTGGCAGACTACCTGCAAGCCCGGGAAGCCCCAAGCCCGCGCCGGCCGTTGAGCGAGTTGGTATCGGCAGGCGATTTCAGCTTGTAA
- a CDS encoding YcgN family cysteine cluster protein: MAAKVEPFWIRKTLEHLDQEEWESLCDGCGLCCLQKLEDEDDNSVYYTRIACKLLDLKTCQCSDYPNRRDSVPDCIQLTPGQADQFKWLPPTCGYRLVSERKDLPLWHHLVCGDRDAVHHERISQSGRMLSEGSVPEDDWEDYLIFRAG; the protein is encoded by the coding sequence ATGGCCGCCAAAGTCGAACCTTTCTGGATACGCAAAACCCTTGAGCACCTCGACCAGGAGGAATGGGAGTCGCTGTGCGACGGCTGCGGCCTGTGCTGCCTGCAAAAGCTCGAAGATGAAGACGACAACAGCGTTTATTACACGCGTATCGCCTGCAAACTGCTGGACCTGAAAACCTGCCAGTGCAGCGACTACCCCAACCGTCGGGACTCGGTGCCCGATTGCATCCAGCTCACGCCGGGCCAGGCCGATCAGTTCAAATGGCTGCCGCCGACCTGCGGCTATCGCCTGGTCAGTGAGCGCAAGGACTTGCCGCTCTGGCACCACCTGGTCTGCGGTGATCGCGATGCCGTGCACCATGAACGCATTTCCCAGTCCGGTCGCATGCTCAGCGAAGGCAGCGTGCCCGAGGACGATTGGGAGGACTACCTGATATTCCGTGCAGGCTGA
- a CDS encoding YgaP family membrane protein: protein MSDRKPLNPVIESTPFQTQPTQNVQGWERIGSLAGGVVMMGKGIRRGGFFGLIQVAIGGVALARGISGHSSAKAMLEKSRQDINSVRTRIERAGEELKSLKTRAEVAAEKTTH from the coding sequence ATGAGCGACCGCAAACCCCTCAACCCTGTGATTGAATCGACGCCATTCCAGACCCAGCCGACCCAGAACGTCCAGGGCTGGGAGCGCATTGGCTCCCTGGCCGGTGGTGTGGTGATGATGGGCAAGGGTATTCGCCGGGGTGGTTTTTTCGGCCTGATCCAGGTGGCGATTGGCGGCGTGGCGCTGGCTCGCGGGATCAGCGGCCACAGCTCGGCCAAGGCAATGCTGGAAAAAAGCCGCCAGGACATCAATAGCGTGCGGACCCGGATTGAGCGGGCCGGCGAGGAATTGAAGAGTCTCAAGACCCGGGCTGAAGTGGCGGCCGAAAAAACCACCCACTGA